A section of the Marinoscillum sp. 108 genome encodes:
- a CDS encoding carboxypeptidase-like regulatory domain-containing protein: MRWKWLFGFVLFAFLHSVKGQDTTDTLSLSFKDLPLEIVLDSITYKSGYYFSYNADAIPKGSLYTLTRKGIHIDNLLNILLVGTMLEHSRYEDQIIIRAKQGVSKEGVDGSRGKVQITGWVREYRSKNAIEGVNVFINGTTIGTVTDQYGNYRLTDVPHGSYILVFSHVAYELASYSFKAENNNSYAINGLLDFKVRTLDQIEIISDPIVSEDEWPRYYRMFKKEFLGSSANASRCEILNAESLDFSYNEDTRVFTGEAQEPLIILNEALGYQVSYELEHFERDDDRTSFYGKARFTPLDPESNRIRKKWRKNRMKSYYGSITHFFKSLIADELKEEGFRIYSVKDVSEIFNKKMVEIEPDDILARGTNRYEWKLDFDDYVMVSYDKEVESTQYLSSLNEDEISSNGLGPTSGINSHQPGAQKSMLELKRTYVTLDHNGQIKEPLGLTTIGYWSWERVADLMPADYDPKADNL, encoded by the coding sequence ATGAGATGGAAATGGCTATTTGGGTTTGTTCTGTTCGCCTTTCTCCATTCGGTAAAAGGACAGGACACCACAGATACGCTTTCCTTATCCTTTAAGGACCTTCCATTGGAAATTGTACTGGACAGCATCACCTATAAGAGTGGGTATTATTTTTCCTACAATGCTGATGCCATCCCTAAAGGGAGTTTGTATACCCTCACCAGAAAAGGTATCCACATCGACAACCTCTTGAATATACTCCTGGTAGGTACCATGCTGGAGCATTCGAGGTACGAGGATCAGATCATCATCAGAGCCAAGCAAGGGGTCTCGAAAGAGGGAGTAGATGGCAGCAGAGGCAAGGTGCAGATAACCGGCTGGGTGCGTGAGTACAGATCTAAAAACGCCATTGAGGGAGTTAATGTATTCATTAATGGAACGACCATCGGCACAGTGACGGATCAGTATGGAAACTACCGACTGACGGATGTGCCGCACGGAAGCTATATTTTGGTTTTTTCCCATGTGGCATATGAGCTGGCTTCCTATTCCTTTAAGGCCGAAAATAATAATTCTTATGCCATCAATGGGCTGTTGGATTTCAAGGTGCGGACACTGGATCAAATAGAGATCATTTCTGACCCTATCGTCTCTGAGGATGAGTGGCCCAGGTACTACAGGATGTTTAAAAAGGAGTTTCTGGGATCCTCTGCCAATGCCTCCCGATGTGAAATACTAAATGCTGAATCTTTGGATTTCTCTTACAATGAAGATACCCGGGTTTTTACAGGAGAAGCTCAGGAACCACTGATTATCCTGAATGAAGCGCTGGGGTATCAGGTGAGCTATGAGCTTGAGCATTTCGAAAGAGACGATGACCGCACGAGTTTTTATGGGAAGGCACGGTTTACACCATTGGATCCCGAGAGCAATCGAATCAGGAAGAAATGGCGAAAGAACCGAATGAAGAGTTATTACGGGTCAATCACGCATTTCTTTAAGTCTTTAATTGCTGATGAACTCAAAGAAGAGGGCTTTAGAATTTATAGTGTCAAGGATGTTTCCGAAATATTCAATAAGAAAATGGTCGAGATAGAGCCAGATGACATCCTTGCACGAGGCACCAATCGGTATGAGTGGAAGCTCGATTTTGATGATTATGTAATGGTGAGCTACGACAAGGAGGTCGAAAGCACCCAATACCTAAGTAGCCTTAATGAAGATGAGATTTCATCCAATGGATTAGGTCCAACTTCCGGGATCAACAGTCATCAGCCCGGAGCTCAGAAATCCATGCTTGAGTTGAAACGTACTTACGTTACTTTGGATCACAACGGTCAGATTAAAGAGCCTTTGGGCCTAACCACCATTGGGTATTGGTCCTGGGAGCGGGTGGCAGATTTGATGCCTGCCGATTATGACCCGAAAGCAGATAATCTCTGA
- a CDS encoding AMP-binding protein yields MVKFIISWLTGQKEFAMPTSGSTGTPKETHLSREALQYSARQSMEYIDPTGSYQTTLLCINPDYIGGLMVVIRALTHDLDVSMVAPTSRLADVLGKECYDLVSMVPMQVQYLLDHHPDTLLQFKTILIGGAPLPQEYIIKLKSLKAVRCFQTYGMTETASHIALKNLTDGDDSFEVLGDTEIQQDSRGCLKIKGSVTDHQWIQTNDVVEMTDPRHFRWLGRADFAINSGGVKVHPEILEASLSSQLKMPFFVAGLPDASLGQRVVMIVESPEPVTLDFSHISQYSRPKEVYYSPGFSYTPSGKVNRTETLKKLNL; encoded by the coding sequence GTGGTAAAATTCATAATCTCATGGCTCACGGGACAGAAGGAATTTGCTATGCCTACCTCTGGCTCCACGGGCACCCCGAAAGAGACACACCTTAGCCGCGAGGCGTTGCAATACAGCGCACGGCAATCAATGGAATACATAGACCCTACCGGAAGTTATCAAACTACTCTTCTCTGTATCAACCCCGACTACATCGGAGGGCTCATGGTGGTGATTCGAGCGCTGACGCATGATTTGGATGTGAGCATGGTGGCGCCAACTTCCAGATTGGCTGATGTCCTGGGCAAGGAGTGCTACGATCTTGTATCTATGGTACCCATGCAGGTACAGTACCTGCTTGATCATCATCCGGATACGCTTTTGCAATTCAAAACCATTCTAATCGGTGGTGCTCCCCTGCCTCAGGAGTACATTATTAAACTCAAATCACTAAAGGCCGTGAGGTGTTTTCAAACTTACGGGATGACTGAAACGGCCTCACACATTGCTTTGAAAAACCTGACCGACGGTGATGACAGTTTCGAGGTATTGGGAGATACCGAGATTCAGCAGGATAGCCGTGGATGCCTAAAGATCAAAGGGTCGGTAACAGACCACCAATGGATACAAACCAACGATGTAGTAGAAATGACAGATCCACGCCATTTCCGATGGTTGGGCAGAGCTGATTTTGCCATCAACTCCGGAGGAGTGAAAGTTCATCCTGAAATATTGGAAGCATCCTTAAGTTCTCAACTGAAAATGCCGTTCTTTGTGGCTGGATTACCAGACGCTTCTTTGGGTCAAAGGGTAGTGATGATCGTGGAGTCTCCAGAGCCAGTTACATTGGATTTCAGCCATATCAGTCAATACAGTCGCCCTAAAGAAGTCTATTACAGCCCAGGATTTTCCTATACTCCCTCTGGCAAGGTAAATCGGACTGAAACACTCAAAAAATTGAACTTATGA
- a CDS encoding RNA polymerase sigma-70 factor — MNNINWYSLQDPDQVLVERLRNKDKRAFELVFNEYYGLLKSYAMRFMDDPDDAEEVIQEVFVKFWEKCDTLAPDSSIKSYLYRSVHNTCLNFIKHQKVKDSYRQYVITFMEEAVEGPSPDGENSNVQERIFEAIDNLPPRCSEIFKLSRFEGLKYQEIADHLSISIKTVEVQMGKALKTLREKLKDLN; from the coding sequence TTGAATAACATTAACTGGTATAGTTTGCAAGACCCTGATCAAGTACTGGTAGAACGCCTACGCAACAAAGATAAGCGCGCTTTTGAACTTGTGTTCAATGAGTACTATGGATTGTTGAAATCCTATGCGATGAGATTTATGGATGATCCTGATGATGCCGAGGAGGTGATTCAGGAGGTTTTTGTGAAATTTTGGGAGAAGTGTGATACACTGGCTCCAGACTCATCCATCAAAAGTTATTTATACAGGTCTGTACATAACACGTGCCTCAATTTTATCAAACATCAAAAGGTAAAGGACTCTTATCGACAGTACGTGATCACATTTATGGAAGAAGCTGTAGAGGGGCCTTCTCCTGATGGAGAAAACAGTAACGTGCAGGAACGTATTTTTGAAGCCATTGACAACCTGCCTCCCAGGTGTTCTGAAATTTTTAAGCTCAGTCGCTTTGAGGGACTGAAATATCAGGAGATAGCAGACCACCTGAGCATCTCTATCAAAACGGTGGAGGTTCAGATGGGTAAAGCACTGAAAACATTAAGAGAAAAACTGAAAGATCTTAATTGA
- the menD gene encoding 2-succinyl-5-enolpyruvyl-6-hydroxy-3-cyclohexene-1-carboxylic-acid synthase → MISQTVFDTSRILSLKGVTHVVLSPGSRNAPLTISFSRNPDIKIYNIVDERSAGFIALGMAQKLRQPVVLCCTSGTSLLNYAPAIAEAWYQQIPLIVISADRPPEWQGQRDGQTIHQVGALGNFVKETFELPAQTEHEDLAWEYSRKLNEAVNLSTQLPQGPVHINIPFREPFYPQPNDQLTFSDHPWVISPHYSELSPDFSSLAEAWQHFDKRLIVPGQQPLTPELNEALGRLTGEAVVVGDVISNISGQAAIRHHDLFLASVEGKLAESLQPDLLVTFGRSVISKNLKIFLRKNPPKEHWHIDEAMVSADPFQSMSKLIQAKPERFLAAMADSKGDLSDFSFQIRKNFAQNWAVEDSKGERRLTESFENMKFSEFLAFAKVIKLLPDSTDLHVANSMPVRYVNFIQGLPKGTEVFANRGTSGIDGTNGTAVGGSLVSDRLTVLLTGDLSFFYDRNAFFHHYDLSQLVIIVFNNGGGGIFRLIPGPSALPELQQHFETRHTHSARFTAMEYGFDYYQAKDAAGVEKAMKSIVKKGKTPRLLEIFTDPETNNEVFAQVKKAFIS, encoded by the coding sequence ATGATTAGTCAAACGGTTTTCGATACTTCCAGAATACTGAGTTTGAAAGGTGTCACCCATGTGGTACTCTCCCCGGGCTCCAGAAATGCACCGCTCACCATCAGTTTTTCCAGAAACCCGGACATAAAAATCTATAACATCGTCGATGAGCGATCCGCTGGGTTTATTGCTCTTGGGATGGCCCAAAAGCTCCGGCAACCCGTGGTGCTTTGCTGCACATCTGGTACCTCTCTGCTCAATTATGCACCTGCTATCGCTGAAGCCTGGTATCAGCAAATCCCCCTTATCGTGATCTCTGCAGACAGACCACCTGAATGGCAAGGACAACGAGATGGCCAGACTATCCATCAGGTAGGTGCACTTGGGAATTTTGTGAAAGAGACGTTTGAACTACCTGCTCAGACTGAGCATGAGGATTTGGCCTGGGAATATTCGCGAAAGCTCAATGAGGCGGTGAACCTTTCCACACAGCTTCCGCAAGGGCCGGTTCACATCAATATCCCATTCAGGGAGCCTTTTTACCCTCAACCGAACGATCAATTGACGTTCTCAGATCACCCTTGGGTTATTTCTCCTCATTATTCTGAATTGTCACCTGACTTTTCATCCTTGGCCGAAGCATGGCAACACTTTGACAAAAGGCTGATCGTACCCGGGCAACAACCCCTGACCCCTGAGCTCAACGAGGCGTTGGGAAGGCTCACGGGTGAGGCGGTGGTAGTTGGTGATGTGATCTCCAACATATCAGGACAGGCCGCCATCCGACACCACGACCTCTTTCTGGCTTCCGTAGAAGGTAAGCTCGCAGAGAGTCTGCAGCCGGATCTACTCGTGACATTTGGCCGATCAGTGATCTCCAAGAACCTTAAGATTTTCCTACGTAAGAATCCACCCAAAGAACATTGGCACATCGATGAAGCCATGGTATCAGCTGATCCTTTTCAGAGCATGAGCAAGCTCATTCAGGCCAAGCCCGAGCGTTTTCTGGCAGCTATGGCTGACTCGAAAGGAGACCTTAGTGATTTCAGTTTTCAGATCAGAAAGAATTTTGCCCAAAACTGGGCCGTGGAGGATAGTAAGGGAGAAAGACGACTAACCGAAAGCTTTGAAAACATGAAGTTTTCTGAGTTTTTGGCTTTTGCGAAAGTGATCAAGCTCCTGCCCGACTCCACAGACCTGCACGTGGCGAATAGCATGCCTGTCCGCTATGTCAACTTCATACAAGGATTACCGAAAGGCACCGAGGTTTTTGCCAACCGAGGCACCAGCGGGATAGATGGCACAAACGGCACTGCCGTGGGAGGATCATTGGTATCCGATCGACTGACGGTTTTGCTCACCGGTGACCTTAGCTTCTTTTATGACAGAAACGCATTCTTTCACCACTACGACTTGAGTCAACTAGTTATCATCGTATTTAACAATGGTGGTGGTGGCATTTTCCGGTTAATTCCCGGGCCATCAGCCCTACCAGAGCTGCAACAGCACTTTGAAACCAGACACACCCACTCTGCAAGATTCACGGCCATGGAGTACGGTTTTGATTACTACCAGGCCAAAGATGCTGCAGGTGTGGAAAAAGCCATGAAGTCCATTGTGAAAAAAGGAAAAACCCCAAGACTACTGGAAATATTCACTGACCCAGAAACCAACAATGAGGTCTTTGCTCAGGTAAAAAAGGCATTCATTTCCTGA
- a CDS encoding isochorismate synthase: protein MSTQITASTIEQISTRHQALELVRKMLNTTYPVALWRLPNTTDILALIDITSEERHAEAEIERLEQCFVINSYDQSHPINPLVLKGDIIINIQGPESKVTLSTTLKASDLEAFTLAIDQVELSALGRNPQESEFHPDFEGMVTEAIDHIKSGELHKVVLSRYQDFDLPEGFDPIAIFEKLDQTYANAFCYLVQTSTFGAWMGATPEKLIAIEDEHYFSTDALAGTQVLGEVEDLSDVPWTQKEIIEQAMVSRYIIECFKKIRLREFEEVGPKTVKAGDLVHLKTSFKVDMKETNSPLLGSTMLELLHPTSAVCGSPRGLANDFIRTHEGYERELFAGFLGPVGLDGNSRLFVNLRCMQLFKEKARLYAGAGITENSRPEKELQETNNKMQTLLKVIYS from the coding sequence ATGAGTACGCAAATTACAGCCAGTACAATTGAGCAAATCTCCACGAGACATCAAGCCTTGGAGCTTGTAAGAAAAATGCTGAACACCACCTACCCAGTAGCTTTGTGGAGACTTCCCAACACCACCGACATTCTAGCCCTGATAGACATCACCAGTGAAGAACGTCACGCAGAGGCAGAAATAGAACGTCTTGAACAGTGCTTTGTGATCAATAGCTATGACCAAAGCCATCCAATAAATCCGTTGGTCCTCAAAGGCGATATTATAATTAACATTCAGGGGCCCGAATCAAAAGTAACCCTGAGCACCACTCTAAAGGCATCTGATCTGGAGGCATTCACCTTGGCCATAGATCAGGTGGAACTGTCGGCACTAGGCAGAAACCCTCAGGAAAGTGAATTCCATCCTGATTTTGAAGGAATGGTCACTGAGGCCATCGATCACATCAAATCAGGCGAATTACACAAAGTCGTTCTCTCCCGCTATCAGGATTTTGATCTCCCGGAAGGCTTCGATCCCATCGCGATTTTTGAAAAGCTGGATCAAACCTACGCCAACGCGTTCTGTTACCTGGTACAGACCTCCACATTTGGTGCATGGATGGGTGCTACTCCAGAAAAGCTCATTGCTATTGAGGACGAACACTACTTCAGTACTGATGCCCTTGCAGGCACACAGGTGCTGGGTGAGGTGGAAGACCTCAGCGATGTACCCTGGACTCAAAAAGAGATCATAGAACAAGCCATGGTCAGTCGCTATATCATCGAATGCTTCAAAAAAATAAGACTGAGGGAGTTTGAAGAGGTGGGTCCAAAAACCGTAAAAGCCGGCGACCTGGTGCATTTAAAAACCTCCTTTAAGGTGGATATGAAGGAAACCAACAGTCCACTGCTGGGCAGTACGATGTTGGAACTACTACACCCTACATCAGCGGTATGTGGTTCTCCGAGAGGGCTGGCCAATGATTTTATCCGCACCCATGAAGGCTACGAACGTGAACTTTTTGCGGGATTTCTGGGCCCTGTAGGCTTAGACGGAAACTCCAGACTGTTTGTCAACCTGCGATGCATGCAGCTTTTCAAAGAAAAGGCGAGACTCTATGCCGGGGCAGGCATCACAGAAAACTCCCGCCCGGAAAAGGAGCTGCAGGAAACCAACAATAAAATGCAAACCCTCTTAAAGGTGATTTATTCATGA
- a CDS encoding FecR family protein → MEEVLSKYFSGEASDEEIKSVHEWRSATENNSKEFLEFKKIWLASQPIEEGNPAMLNSILADEESAPKIIPIWNQKIFRIAAAIIVALGLVFALYPKKADNHYGQVVATVTPFELPDGTIATLQRGASITIGDFKDKREVFLTGKAFFEVERNENKPFIVNTTNVLVEVLGTSFVVDAREERNAVEVMVSSGSVAMAQNPEVFGRRAMKINLEKGEMGIIQVGERGIKKRKITDDNFLSWKTRVITFKSTSLNEVSKTMNEVYGVTFDYENQMLKNCVLTAKFNEKTVDEVVDIIAETFNFTYVKTADKILFTGNSCK, encoded by the coding sequence ATGGAAGAAGTATTATCAAAGTATTTTTCGGGAGAAGCATCGGACGAAGAAATTAAATCCGTGCACGAGTGGAGGAGTGCCACAGAAAATAACTCAAAAGAGTTTCTTGAGTTCAAGAAAATTTGGTTAGCCTCCCAACCAATTGAAGAAGGAAATCCGGCCATGTTGAACAGTATTTTGGCCGATGAGGAGAGCGCACCGAAAATAATTCCGATTTGGAACCAAAAAATTTTCAGAATTGCTGCAGCGATTATTGTGGCATTGGGGCTGGTGTTTGCGCTTTATCCTAAGAAAGCAGATAACCACTATGGCCAGGTGGTTGCCACGGTGACACCCTTTGAGCTACCAGATGGCACTATTGCCACCTTGCAGCGTGGAGCCAGCATTACCATTGGCGATTTCAAAGACAAACGCGAGGTTTTTCTGACAGGAAAAGCATTCTTTGAAGTGGAACGAAATGAAAATAAACCCTTTATCGTGAATACCACCAATGTCCTTGTGGAGGTTTTGGGGACTTCATTTGTGGTGGATGCCCGTGAGGAGAGAAATGCCGTGGAGGTAATGGTGAGTAGTGGATCAGTGGCTATGGCTCAAAACCCCGAGGTGTTTGGCAGAAGAGCTATGAAAATCAACCTGGAGAAAGGGGAGATGGGTATCATTCAGGTAGGAGAGCGCGGTATCAAGAAGCGCAAAATTACTGATGATAATTTCCTCTCATGGAAAACCAGGGTGATTACCTTCAAGTCTACCAGCTTGAATGAAGTTTCTAAAACGATGAATGAGGTGTATGGGGTGACATTTGATTATGAGAATCAGATGCTCAAAAACTGTGTGCTTACGGCTAAGTTTAATGAAAAGACCGTTGATGAGGTGGTCGATATCATTGCTGAGACATTCAATTTCACTTATGTGAAAACTGCAGATAAGATATTATTTACAGGGAATAGCTGTAAGTAG
- a CDS encoding hotdog fold thioesterase, with protein MFPKGITPEGLNEFSINTLVSHIDIEFTEVGEDYLIAKMPVSEKTKQPMGLLHGGASVALAETLGSVAASLIVTPKGQFAVGLEINANHIKSAREGYVYGKATPLHVGRSTHLWEIRITNEAGDLVAISKITMAILDKK; from the coding sequence ATGTTTCCCAAAGGAATTACCCCAGAGGGGTTGAATGAATTTTCCATCAATACCCTCGTCTCTCATATTGACATTGAGTTCACCGAAGTGGGTGAAGACTATCTTATCGCTAAAATGCCGGTTTCTGAGAAAACCAAACAACCCATGGGACTGTTACACGGTGGTGCCTCGGTAGCATTGGCCGAGACATTGGGTAGTGTGGCAGCCAGCTTGATTGTGACTCCCAAGGGGCAGTTTGCGGTGGGGCTGGAAATCAATGCCAATCATATCAAATCTGCTCGTGAAGGTTACGTATATGGCAAAGCAACACCTTTGCATGTAGGCCGTAGTACCCACCTTTGGGAAATCCGAATCACCAACGAAGCTGGAGATTTGGTGGCCATTAGTAAAATCACCATGGCCATTTTAGATAAGAAATAA